From the Lathyrus oleraceus cultivar Zhongwan6 chromosome 4, CAAS_Psat_ZW6_1.0, whole genome shotgun sequence genome, one window contains:
- the LOC127135089 gene encoding uncharacterized protein LOC127135089 isoform X1, whose translation MLRRNVRLRREYLYRKSLEGNERALYEKKRKIREALQEGKPIPTELRNEEAALRRQIDLEDENTAVPTTHIDDEYAFAAEKDPKIMLTTSRDPSAPLQQFVKELSTVFPNAQRINRGGQVISEIIDACRSHDYTDVILVHENRGVPAGLTVYHLPFGPTACFSVVNVVTRHEIKQKKAIGTMPEAYPHIILNNFSTKLGERTSNILKHLFPVPKPEAKRIVSFSNNSDYIEFRHHIYQKRADPNSIELKEIGPRFNLRLYQIKLGTVDHDEGQTEWVFRPYMNTTKRREFL comes from the exons ATGTTGCGTAGAAACGTCCGTTTGCGGAGAGAGTATCTGTATAGAAAAAGCTTAGAAGGAAATGAGCGCGCGCTTTATGAGAAGAAGCGCAAAATCAGAGAAGCTCTTCAAG AAGGTAAACCTATACCAACTGAGCTTAGAAACGAGGAGGCCGCACTTCGTCGTCAAATTGATCTGGAAGATGAAAACACAGCTG TTCCAACAACGCACATTGATGATGAGTATGCATTTGCTGCTGAGAAAGATCCTAAAATTATGCTCACCACATCAAGGGATCCAAGCGCTCCTCTTCAACAGTTTGTAAAG GAGTTGAGTACTGTCTTTCCCAATGCTCAAAGAATAAACCGTGGTGGTCAG GTTATTTCAGAGATTATAGATGCTTGCAGGTCGCACGACTATACAGATGTAATCTTGGTTCATGAAAATCGTGGCGTGCCTGCTGGTTTAACCGTTTACCATCTACCATTTGGCCCAACTGCATGTTTTAGTGTAGTCAATGTG GTTACAAGACATgaaattaaacaaaaaaaagcTATTGGAACCATGCCCGAGGCTTATCCACATATTATACTTAATAATTTCTCAACTAAG TTAGGCGAGAGAACTTCCAATATTCTAAAGCATCTGTTTCCAGTGCCAAAACCTGAGGCAAAACGTATTGTCTCTTTTTCCAACAATTCGGACTATATCGAGTTCAG GCATCATATATATCAAAAACGTGCGGATCCTAACTCCATAGAATTGAAGGAAATTGGTCCACGGTTTAATTTGCGACTATATCAG ATAAAATTGGGAACAGTGGATCATGATGAAGGTCAAACAGAATGGGTCTTCAGACCATACATGAACACTACCAAGAGGCGCGAGTTTCTCTGA
- the LOC127135089 gene encoding uncharacterized protein LOC127135089 isoform X2: MLRRNVRLRREYLYRKSLEGNERALYEKKRKIREALQEGKPIPTELRNEEAALRRQIDLEDENTAVPTTHIDDEYAFAAEKDPKIMLTTSRDPSAPLQQFVKELSTVFPNAQRINRGGQVISEIIDACRSHDYTDVILVHENRGVPAGLTVYHLPFGPTACFSVVNVLGERTSNILKHLFPVPKPEAKRIVSFSNNSDYIEFRHHIYQKRADPNSIELKEIGPRFNLRLYQIKLGTVDHDEGQTEWVFRPYMNTTKRREFL; this comes from the exons ATGTTGCGTAGAAACGTCCGTTTGCGGAGAGAGTATCTGTATAGAAAAAGCTTAGAAGGAAATGAGCGCGCGCTTTATGAGAAGAAGCGCAAAATCAGAGAAGCTCTTCAAG AAGGTAAACCTATACCAACTGAGCTTAGAAACGAGGAGGCCGCACTTCGTCGTCAAATTGATCTGGAAGATGAAAACACAGCTG TTCCAACAACGCACATTGATGATGAGTATGCATTTGCTGCTGAGAAAGATCCTAAAATTATGCTCACCACATCAAGGGATCCAAGCGCTCCTCTTCAACAGTTTGTAAAG GAGTTGAGTACTGTCTTTCCCAATGCTCAAAGAATAAACCGTGGTGGTCAG GTTATTTCAGAGATTATAGATGCTTGCAGGTCGCACGACTATACAGATGTAATCTTGGTTCATGAAAATCGTGGCGTGCCTGCTGGTTTAACCGTTTACCATCTACCATTTGGCCCAACTGCATGTTTTAGTGTAGTCAATGTG TTAGGCGAGAGAACTTCCAATATTCTAAAGCATCTGTTTCCAGTGCCAAAACCTGAGGCAAAACGTATTGTCTCTTTTTCCAACAATTCGGACTATATCGAGTTCAG GCATCATATATATCAAAAACGTGCGGATCCTAACTCCATAGAATTGAAGGAAATTGGTCCACGGTTTAATTTGCGACTATATCAG ATAAAATTGGGAACAGTGGATCATGATGAAGGTCAAACAGAATGGGTCTTCAGACCATACATGAACACTACCAAGAGGCGCGAGTTTCTCTGA